A stretch of the Panthera uncia isolate 11264 chromosome D1, Puncia_PCG_1.0, whole genome shotgun sequence genome encodes the following:
- the PATE1 gene encoding prostate and testis expressed protein 1, which yields MDKPLLLGLPILLCCITAQMTGIVQCRMCHLQFPGEKCSRGRGICIVTSEESCTTGRISKKDGTPWLMFMGCLKSCANVGKIKWSVYLVEFRCCRGYDFCNEYL from the exons atggacAAGCCCCTATTGCTGGGACTCCCCATCCTGCTCTGCTGCATTACAG CCCAAATGACAGGAATCGTTCAGTGTAGGATGTGCCACTTGCAGTTTCCAGGAGAGAAGTGTTCCAGAGGCAGAGGAATATGCATTGTAACAAGTGAAGAGTCTTGCACAACTGGCAGGATTTCCAAGA AAGACGGTACTCCATGGTTAATGTTCATGGGCTGCCTGAAGAGCTGTGCTAATGtgggcaaaataaaatggagtgtCTACTTGGTGGAGTTCAGGTGCTGCCGGGGCTATGACTTCTGCAATGAATACCTATAG